Proteins from a single region of Amblyomma americanum isolate KBUSLIRL-KWMA chromosome 10, ASM5285725v1, whole genome shotgun sequence:
- the LOC144107991 gene encoding uncharacterized protein LOC144107991 isoform X1: MLAFEQLDRLDMELGSTAPCPVMPALMPRGRGPSYGGGGGGDSHGGGGGGSGGHNGMLSSSAAARAYMTSREPPQLQNASSNDSATGDCGPHNGESVASPPTTTAAAGSGAKLPSELTIIPISANSPQGGGGGGGSEDHGGYGGGSGGGGGGSAPNMYPPGVVPMQYLMNPHEFLQEESGDIDDLKRSAYPLLPPKGEAAILSEIRNFVMRYNIKQTMIAEMTKLSQAYVSRFFRGDIADMSERTKNTFYMWYLTCKNNPWKLAQLCPNSGVKRMVSETGDLIPLKRERFTFKSAHLAVLERYYERDPYPDAQTREQIVEECNEAVERPERPLTEREKVSLPVVNNWFNNRRKEAKKQLRQQHAAAMAAAASAGGLGGLGNVSAAALTGGAHQKSPFSVGPPLWGVPSLYPQVGSSAAALAAALPSCAANPTSSPHVETPSMRGGGSDQGDSAGPEADSDQGDTDTSQEEDSRSLPSYGHDSEPADFTTNDNLKPVIKQEMPSSQCVSSMEQDEDG; the protein is encoded by the exons ATGCTGGCCTTCGAGCAGCTGGATCGGCTCGACATGGAGTTGGGCAGCACGGCACCTTGTCCCGTGATGCCCGCGCTGATGCCACGTGGGCGGGGCCCCAGCtatggaggagggggagggggtgactcgcacgggggaggagggggaggatcGGGGGGACACAATGGGATGCTGTCTTCTTCGGCGGCCGCCAGGGCGTACATGACAAGCAGGGAGCCGCCGCAG TTGCAGAATGCCTCGTCCAATGACTCGGCCACAGGGGACTGTGGGCCCCACAATGGCGAGAGTGTGGCCTCGCCGCCCACGACGACGGCAGCAGCTGGCAGTGGGGCCAAGCTGCCGAGCGAGCTGACCATCATCCCAATCTCGGCCAACTCGCCCCAGGGTGGCGGTGGCGGTGGTGGCAGCGAGGACCACGGAGGCTATGGAGGAGGAAGCGGAGGCGGGGGTGGGGGAAGCGCGCCCAACATGTATCCGCCGGGCGTGGTTCCCATGCAGTACCTTATGAACCCTCACGAGTTCCTCCAGGAGGAATCTGGGGACATCGACGACCTGAAAAGGTCAGCGTACCCACTCCTCCCACC GAAAGGGGAGGCGGCCATACTCTCAGAGATCCGAAACTTTGTAATGCGCTATAACATCAAACAAACGATGATCGCCGAGATGACCAAGCTCAGTCAGGCATACGTGAGCCGCTTCTTCCGTGGCGACATTGCCGACATGTCGGAACGCACCAAAAACACCTTCTACATGTGGTACCTGACCTGCAAGAATAACCCCTGGAAGCTAG CGCAACTGTGCCCCAACTCTGGCGTCAAACGAATGGTCTCTGAGACGGGTGACCTGATCCCACTCAAACGAGAGCGCTTCACCTTCAAGTCGGCGCATTTGGCCGTCCTGGAGCGGTACTACGAGCGTGACCCGTATCCTGATGCGCAGACGCGAGAGCAGATTGTTGAGGAGTGCAACGAGGCCGTCGAACGACCGG AGCGCCCTCTGACCGAacgagaaaaagtgagcctgcccGTGGTAAACAACTGGTTCAACAACCGCCGAAAAGAGGCAAAGAAACAGCTCAGGCAGCAACACG CGGCAGCAATGGCAGCGGCAGCCTCGGCAGGAGGCCTTGGCGGGCTGggaaacgtgtccgcagcagctCTAACAGGTGGCGCCCACCAGAAGTCCCCCTTCTCAGTGGGGCCGCCCTTGTGGGGCGTGCCAAGCCTGTACCCACAAGTGGGGAGCTCAGCCGCGGCTCTCGCGGCTGCGCTTCCGTCGTGCGCTGCCAACCCCACCTCGTCGCCGCAC GTGGAAACGCCATCGATGCGAGGAGGTGGCAGCGACCAGGGAGATTCTGCAGGCCCAGAGGCGGATAGCGACCAGGGCGATACGGACACTTCTCAAGAGGAGGACTCAAGATCACTGCCTTCGTACGGGCATGACTCGGAGCCGGCTGACTTCACCACCAACGACAACCTCAAGCCGGTCATCAAGCAGGA GATGCCAAGTTCTCAGTGTGTGTCCAGCATGGAACAAGATGAAGATGGCTAA
- the LOC144107991 gene encoding uncharacterized protein LOC144107991 isoform X2 — protein sequence MLAFEQLDRLDMELGSTAPCPVMPALMPRGRGPSYGGGGGGDSHGGGGGGSGGHNGMLSSSAAARAYMTSREPPQLQNASSNDSATGDCGPHNGESVASPPTTTAAAGSGAKLPSELTIIPISANSPQGGGGGGGSEDHGGYGGGSGGGGGGSAPNMYPPGVVPMQYLMNPHEFLQEESGDIDDLKRKGEAAILSEIRNFVMRYNIKQTMIAEMTKLSQAYVSRFFRGDIADMSERTKNTFYMWYLTCKNNPWKLAQLCPNSGVKRMVSETGDLIPLKRERFTFKSAHLAVLERYYERDPYPDAQTREQIVEECNEAVERPERPLTEREKVSLPVVNNWFNNRRKEAKKQLRQQHAAAMAAAASAGGLGGLGNVSAAALTGGAHQKSPFSVGPPLWGVPSLYPQVGSSAAALAAALPSCAANPTSSPHVETPSMRGGGSDQGDSAGPEADSDQGDTDTSQEEDSRSLPSYGHDSEPADFTTNDNLKPVIKQEMPSSQCVSSMEQDEDG from the exons ATGCTGGCCTTCGAGCAGCTGGATCGGCTCGACATGGAGTTGGGCAGCACGGCACCTTGTCCCGTGATGCCCGCGCTGATGCCACGTGGGCGGGGCCCCAGCtatggaggagggggagggggtgactcgcacgggggaggagggggaggatcGGGGGGACACAATGGGATGCTGTCTTCTTCGGCGGCCGCCAGGGCGTACATGACAAGCAGGGAGCCGCCGCAG TTGCAGAATGCCTCGTCCAATGACTCGGCCACAGGGGACTGTGGGCCCCACAATGGCGAGAGTGTGGCCTCGCCGCCCACGACGACGGCAGCAGCTGGCAGTGGGGCCAAGCTGCCGAGCGAGCTGACCATCATCCCAATCTCGGCCAACTCGCCCCAGGGTGGCGGTGGCGGTGGTGGCAGCGAGGACCACGGAGGCTATGGAGGAGGAAGCGGAGGCGGGGGTGGGGGAAGCGCGCCCAACATGTATCCGCCGGGCGTGGTTCCCATGCAGTACCTTATGAACCCTCACGAGTTCCTCCAGGAGGAATCTGGGGACATCGACGACCTGAAAAG GAAAGGGGAGGCGGCCATACTCTCAGAGATCCGAAACTTTGTAATGCGCTATAACATCAAACAAACGATGATCGCCGAGATGACCAAGCTCAGTCAGGCATACGTGAGCCGCTTCTTCCGTGGCGACATTGCCGACATGTCGGAACGCACCAAAAACACCTTCTACATGTGGTACCTGACCTGCAAGAATAACCCCTGGAAGCTAG CGCAACTGTGCCCCAACTCTGGCGTCAAACGAATGGTCTCTGAGACGGGTGACCTGATCCCACTCAAACGAGAGCGCTTCACCTTCAAGTCGGCGCATTTGGCCGTCCTGGAGCGGTACTACGAGCGTGACCCGTATCCTGATGCGCAGACGCGAGAGCAGATTGTTGAGGAGTGCAACGAGGCCGTCGAACGACCGG AGCGCCCTCTGACCGAacgagaaaaagtgagcctgcccGTGGTAAACAACTGGTTCAACAACCGCCGAAAAGAGGCAAAGAAACAGCTCAGGCAGCAACACG CGGCAGCAATGGCAGCGGCAGCCTCGGCAGGAGGCCTTGGCGGGCTGggaaacgtgtccgcagcagctCTAACAGGTGGCGCCCACCAGAAGTCCCCCTTCTCAGTGGGGCCGCCCTTGTGGGGCGTGCCAAGCCTGTACCCACAAGTGGGGAGCTCAGCCGCGGCTCTCGCGGCTGCGCTTCCGTCGTGCGCTGCCAACCCCACCTCGTCGCCGCAC GTGGAAACGCCATCGATGCGAGGAGGTGGCAGCGACCAGGGAGATTCTGCAGGCCCAGAGGCGGATAGCGACCAGGGCGATACGGACACTTCTCAAGAGGAGGACTCAAGATCACTGCCTTCGTACGGGCATGACTCGGAGCCGGCTGACTTCACCACCAACGACAACCTCAAGCCGGTCATCAAGCAGGA GATGCCAAGTTCTCAGTGTGTGTCCAGCATGGAACAAGATGAAGATGGCTAA
- the LOC144107991 gene encoding uncharacterized protein LOC144107991 isoform X4 has translation MSGILFTIEQIELIRRLRASGITRGQVMLAFEQLDRLDMELGSTAPCPVMPALMPRGRGPSYGGGGGGDSHGGGGGGSGGHNGMLSSSAAARAYMTSREPPQLQNASSNDSATGDCGPHNGESVASPPTTTAAAGSGAKLPSELTIIPISANSPQGGGGGGGSEDHGGYGGGSGGGGGGSAPNMYPPGVVPMQYLMNPHEFLQEESGDIDDLKRSAYPLLPPKGEAAILSEIRNFVMRYNIKQTMIAEMTKLSQAYVSRFFRGDIADMSERTKNTFYMWYLTCKNNPWKLAQLCPNSGVKRMVSETGDLIPLKRERFTFKSAHLAVLERYYERDPYPDAQTREQIVEECNEAVERPERPLTEREKVSLPVVNNWFNNRRKEAKKQLRQQHAAAMAAAASAGGLGGLGNVSAAALTGGAHQKSPFSVGPPLWGVPSLYPQVGSSAAALAAALPSCAANPTSSPHVSAISLMTPITQVVETPSMRGGGSDQGDSAGPEADSDQGDTDTSQEEDSRSLPSYGHDSEPADFTTNDNLKPVIKQEMPSSQCVSSMEQDEDG, from the exons ATGTCGGGCATCCTGTTCACCATTGAACAGATAGAGCTGATCCGCAGGCTCCGGGCCTCGGGCATCACCCG GGGCCAGGTGATGCTGGCCTTCGAGCAGCTGGATCGGCTCGACATGGAGTTGGGCAGCACGGCACCTTGTCCCGTGATGCCCGCGCTGATGCCACGTGGGCGGGGCCCCAGCtatggaggagggggagggggtgactcgcacgggggaggagggggaggatcGGGGGGACACAATGGGATGCTGTCTTCTTCGGCGGCCGCCAGGGCGTACATGACAAGCAGGGAGCCGCCGCAG TTGCAGAATGCCTCGTCCAATGACTCGGCCACAGGGGACTGTGGGCCCCACAATGGCGAGAGTGTGGCCTCGCCGCCCACGACGACGGCAGCAGCTGGCAGTGGGGCCAAGCTGCCGAGCGAGCTGACCATCATCCCAATCTCGGCCAACTCGCCCCAGGGTGGCGGTGGCGGTGGTGGCAGCGAGGACCACGGAGGCTATGGAGGAGGAAGCGGAGGCGGGGGTGGGGGAAGCGCGCCCAACATGTATCCGCCGGGCGTGGTTCCCATGCAGTACCTTATGAACCCTCACGAGTTCCTCCAGGAGGAATCTGGGGACATCGACGACCTGAAAAGGTCAGCGTACCCACTCCTCCCACC GAAAGGGGAGGCGGCCATACTCTCAGAGATCCGAAACTTTGTAATGCGCTATAACATCAAACAAACGATGATCGCCGAGATGACCAAGCTCAGTCAGGCATACGTGAGCCGCTTCTTCCGTGGCGACATTGCCGACATGTCGGAACGCACCAAAAACACCTTCTACATGTGGTACCTGACCTGCAAGAATAACCCCTGGAAGCTAG CGCAACTGTGCCCCAACTCTGGCGTCAAACGAATGGTCTCTGAGACGGGTGACCTGATCCCACTCAAACGAGAGCGCTTCACCTTCAAGTCGGCGCATTTGGCCGTCCTGGAGCGGTACTACGAGCGTGACCCGTATCCTGATGCGCAGACGCGAGAGCAGATTGTTGAGGAGTGCAACGAGGCCGTCGAACGACCGG AGCGCCCTCTGACCGAacgagaaaaagtgagcctgcccGTGGTAAACAACTGGTTCAACAACCGCCGAAAAGAGGCAAAGAAACAGCTCAGGCAGCAACACG CGGCAGCAATGGCAGCGGCAGCCTCGGCAGGAGGCCTTGGCGGGCTGggaaacgtgtccgcagcagctCTAACAGGTGGCGCCCACCAGAAGTCCCCCTTCTCAGTGGGGCCGCCCTTGTGGGGCGTGCCAAGCCTGTACCCACAAGTGGGGAGCTCAGCCGCGGCTCTCGCGGCTGCGCTTCCGTCGTGCGCTGCCAACCCCACCTCGTCGCCGCACGTGAGTGCGATATCCTTGATGACCCCAATCACGCAAGTG GTGGAAACGCCATCGATGCGAGGAGGTGGCAGCGACCAGGGAGATTCTGCAGGCCCAGAGGCGGATAGCGACCAGGGCGATACGGACACTTCTCAAGAGGAGGACTCAAGATCACTGCCTTCGTACGGGCATGACTCGGAGCCGGCTGACTTCACCACCAACGACAACCTCAAGCCGGTCATCAAGCAGGA GATGCCAAGTTCTCAGTGTGTGTCCAGCATGGAACAAGATGAAGATGGCTAA
- the LOC144107991 gene encoding uncharacterized protein LOC144107991 isoform X3, whose protein sequence is MLAFEQLDRLDMELGSTAPCPVMPALMPRGRGPSYGGGGGGDSHGGGGGGSGGHNGMLSSSAAARAYMTSREPPQNASSNDSATGDCGPHNGESVASPPTTTAAAGSGAKLPSELTIIPISANSPQGGGGGGGSEDHGGYGGGSGGGGGGSAPNMYPPGVVPMQYLMNPHEFLQEESGDIDDLKRKGEAAILSEIRNFVMRYNIKQTMIAEMTKLSQAYVSRFFRGDIADMSERTKNTFYMWYLTCKNNPWKLAQLCPNSGVKRMVSETGDLIPLKRERFTFKSAHLAVLERYYERDPYPDAQTREQIVEECNEAVERPERPLTEREKVSLPVVNNWFNNRRKEAKKQLRQQHAAAMAAAASAGGLGGLGNVSAAALTGGAHQKSPFSVGPPLWGVPSLYPQVGSSAAALAAALPSCAANPTSSPHVETPSMRGGGSDQGDSAGPEADSDQGDTDTSQEEDSRSLPSYGHDSEPADFTTNDNLKPVIKQEMPSSQCVSSMEQDEDG, encoded by the exons ATGCTGGCCTTCGAGCAGCTGGATCGGCTCGACATGGAGTTGGGCAGCACGGCACCTTGTCCCGTGATGCCCGCGCTGATGCCACGTGGGCGGGGCCCCAGCtatggaggagggggagggggtgactcgcacgggggaggagggggaggatcGGGGGGACACAATGGGATGCTGTCTTCTTCGGCGGCCGCCAGGGCGTACATGACAAGCAGGGAGCCGCCGCAG AATGCCTCGTCCAATGACTCGGCCACAGGGGACTGTGGGCCCCACAATGGCGAGAGTGTGGCCTCGCCGCCCACGACGACGGCAGCAGCTGGCAGTGGGGCCAAGCTGCCGAGCGAGCTGACCATCATCCCAATCTCGGCCAACTCGCCCCAGGGTGGCGGTGGCGGTGGTGGCAGCGAGGACCACGGAGGCTATGGAGGAGGAAGCGGAGGCGGGGGTGGGGGAAGCGCGCCCAACATGTATCCGCCGGGCGTGGTTCCCATGCAGTACCTTATGAACCCTCACGAGTTCCTCCAGGAGGAATCTGGGGACATCGACGACCTGAAAAG GAAAGGGGAGGCGGCCATACTCTCAGAGATCCGAAACTTTGTAATGCGCTATAACATCAAACAAACGATGATCGCCGAGATGACCAAGCTCAGTCAGGCATACGTGAGCCGCTTCTTCCGTGGCGACATTGCCGACATGTCGGAACGCACCAAAAACACCTTCTACATGTGGTACCTGACCTGCAAGAATAACCCCTGGAAGCTAG CGCAACTGTGCCCCAACTCTGGCGTCAAACGAATGGTCTCTGAGACGGGTGACCTGATCCCACTCAAACGAGAGCGCTTCACCTTCAAGTCGGCGCATTTGGCCGTCCTGGAGCGGTACTACGAGCGTGACCCGTATCCTGATGCGCAGACGCGAGAGCAGATTGTTGAGGAGTGCAACGAGGCCGTCGAACGACCGG AGCGCCCTCTGACCGAacgagaaaaagtgagcctgcccGTGGTAAACAACTGGTTCAACAACCGCCGAAAAGAGGCAAAGAAACAGCTCAGGCAGCAACACG CGGCAGCAATGGCAGCGGCAGCCTCGGCAGGAGGCCTTGGCGGGCTGggaaacgtgtccgcagcagctCTAACAGGTGGCGCCCACCAGAAGTCCCCCTTCTCAGTGGGGCCGCCCTTGTGGGGCGTGCCAAGCCTGTACCCACAAGTGGGGAGCTCAGCCGCGGCTCTCGCGGCTGCGCTTCCGTCGTGCGCTGCCAACCCCACCTCGTCGCCGCAC GTGGAAACGCCATCGATGCGAGGAGGTGGCAGCGACCAGGGAGATTCTGCAGGCCCAGAGGCGGATAGCGACCAGGGCGATACGGACACTTCTCAAGAGGAGGACTCAAGATCACTGCCTTCGTACGGGCATGACTCGGAGCCGGCTGACTTCACCACCAACGACAACCTCAAGCCGGTCATCAAGCAGGA GATGCCAAGTTCTCAGTGTGTGTCCAGCATGGAACAAGATGAAGATGGCTAA